A single genomic interval of Ramlibacter sp. harbors:
- a CDS encoding excinuclease ABC subunit UvrC, with protein sequence MSDVHPPALLAEVAALPALPGVYRYFDAEGGVLYVGKARNLKKRVSSYFQKNHGGTRIGHMVSKIVRMETTAVRSEAEALLLENNLIKTLNPRYNILFRDDKSYPYLKITGARLPAAAAPADSPAPQAAGERVVAAAFPRVAYYRGAVDRRHSYFGPYPSAWAVKESIQLLQKVFRLRTCEDTVFSNRTRPCLLYQIKRCSGPCVGHIAPEAYAQDVLNAAAFLRGDTQVVLDALEGRMMAHANRLEFEQAAELRNQMTALSKVLHQQSVDTVSDKDVDILAVKVQGGKACVNLAMVRGGRHLGDRPYFPTHVEDAAAWQALDEDEERDDGAIAVAAAPPGAVEARVLEAFIAQHYIGVPVPPALITSEPVSRTLVEALTEQSGVRVSAVHNPREQRRIWLEMAQKNAALQLARLLAEEGSQQARTRALVDALDLAPDNLDTFRIECFDISHTAGEATQASCVVFHHHKMQNSEYRRYNIDGITPGDDYAAMRQVLTRRYSKLAEAGRDPANATPPAGSNVARLPDLVLVDGGKGQVSMAREVFAELGLDLGLIAGVEKGEGRKVGLEELVFADGRDKVYLGKDSAALMLVAQIRDEAHRFAITGMRAQRARVRTGGSKLEEIPGIGAKRRAKLLQRFGGIRGVASAGVEDIATVDGISRELAEEIYRALH encoded by the coding sequence ATGTCCGACGTTCACCCGCCCGCCCTGCTTGCCGAAGTGGCCGCGCTGCCCGCGCTGCCGGGCGTGTACCGCTACTTTGACGCCGAGGGCGGCGTGCTCTACGTGGGCAAGGCGCGCAACCTCAAGAAGCGCGTGTCCAGCTACTTCCAGAAGAACCATGGCGGCACGCGCATCGGCCACATGGTCAGCAAGATCGTGCGCATGGAGACCACGGCGGTGCGCTCCGAGGCCGAGGCCCTGCTGCTTGAGAACAACCTGATCAAGACGCTCAACCCGCGCTACAACATCCTGTTTCGCGACGACAAGAGCTACCCCTACCTGAAGATCACGGGCGCCCGGCTGCCCGCGGCCGCCGCCCCGGCGGACAGCCCCGCGCCGCAAGCCGCCGGGGAGCGCGTGGTGGCCGCGGCGTTTCCCCGCGTGGCCTATTACCGCGGCGCGGTGGACCGGCGGCACAGCTACTTTGGCCCGTACCCCAGCGCCTGGGCCGTGAAGGAGTCGATCCAGCTGCTGCAGAAGGTGTTCCGCCTGCGCACCTGCGAGGACACGGTGTTCAGCAACCGCACGCGGCCCTGCCTGCTGTACCAGATCAAGCGCTGCTCGGGCCCGTGCGTGGGCCATATCGCCCCCGAGGCCTACGCGCAGGACGTGCTCAACGCCGCGGCCTTCCTGCGCGGCGACACGCAGGTCGTGCTCGATGCGCTGGAGGGCCGCATGATGGCGCACGCCAACCGCCTGGAGTTCGAGCAGGCCGCCGAGTTGCGCAACCAGATGACGGCGCTGTCCAAGGTGCTGCACCAGCAGTCGGTGGACACGGTGTCCGACAAGGACGTGGACATCCTCGCGGTCAAGGTGCAGGGCGGCAAGGCCTGCGTGAACCTGGCCATGGTGCGCGGCGGGCGGCACCTGGGTGACCGACCTTACTTCCCGACCCATGTGGAAGACGCCGCGGCCTGGCAGGCGCTGGACGAGGACGAGGAGAGGGACGATGGCGCCATCGCCGTGGCCGCCGCGCCGCCCGGGGCGGTCGAGGCCCGGGTGCTCGAGGCCTTCATCGCGCAGCACTACATCGGCGTGCCGGTGCCTCCGGCGCTGATTACCAGCGAGCCGGTCAGCAGGACGCTGGTCGAGGCGCTCACCGAACAAAGCGGTGTGCGCGTGAGCGCCGTGCACAACCCGCGCGAGCAGCGCCGGATCTGGCTTGAAATGGCGCAGAAGAACGCCGCGCTGCAGCTCGCGCGCCTGCTGGCCGAGGAGGGCTCGCAGCAGGCCCGCACGCGCGCGCTGGTCGATGCGCTGGACCTGGCGCCCGACAACCTGGACACATTCCGTATCGAGTGTTTCGACATCTCCCACACGGCGGGCGAGGCCACGCAGGCATCCTGCGTGGTGTTCCACCACCACAAGATGCAGAACAGCGAATACCGCCGCTACAACATCGACGGCATCACGCCTGGCGACGATTACGCGGCCATGCGCCAGGTGCTGACGCGGCGCTACAGCAAGCTGGCCGAGGCCGGGCGCGACCCGGCCAATGCCACGCCGCCCGCGGGCAGCAACGTGGCCCGGCTGCCCGATCTGGTGCTGGTGGACGGTGGCAAGGGCCAGGTCAGCATGGCGCGCGAGGTCTTCGCCGAACTGGGCCTGGACCTGGGCCTGATCGCGGGCGTTGAAAAGGGCGAGGGCCGCAAGGTGGGCCTGGAGGAGCTGGTGTTCGCCGATGGCCGCGACAAGGTCTACCTGGGCAAGGACTCGGCCGCGCTGATGCTGGTGGCGCAGATCCGCGACGAGGCCCACCGGTTTGCCATCACCGGCATGCGGGCGCAGCGCGCGCGCGTGCGCACCGGCGGCAGCAAGCTGGAAGAAATTCCCGGCATCGGCGCCAAGCGCCGTGCCAAACTGCTGCAGCGTTTTGGCGGCATTCGCGGCGTGGCCTCGGCGGGCGTGGAGGACATCGCCACCGTGGACGGCATTTCCAGGGAACTGGCAGAGGAGATTTATCGTGCGCTTCATTAA
- the pgsA gene encoding CDP-diacylglycerol--glycerol-3-phosphate 3-phosphatidyltransferase, producing the protein MFFTIPTLFTWTRIVAIPLIVGVFYVWPERSISNLAATIMFVVFALTDWLDGYLARKLNQTSSFGAFLDPVADKFLVCASLLVLVHLQRADVFVALIIIGREIAISALREWMAQIGAAKSVAVHMLGKVKTTVQMVAIPFLLYDGRLFGVIDTGVWGTWLIWLAAVLTVWSMVYYLQKALPEIRARAK; encoded by the coding sequence ATGTTCTTCACGATACCCACCCTGTTCACCTGGACCCGCATTGTTGCGATTCCGCTGATCGTGGGGGTGTTCTACGTCTGGCCCGAGCGCTCCATCAGCAACCTCGCGGCCACCATCATGTTCGTAGTGTTCGCGTTGACCGACTGGCTCGACGGCTACCTTGCGCGCAAGCTCAACCAGACCTCGTCGTTCGGGGCCTTCCTCGACCCCGTGGCCGACAAGTTCCTGGTGTGCGCGTCGCTGCTGGTGCTGGTGCACCTGCAGCGCGCCGATGTGTTCGTGGCACTGATCATCATCGGCCGCGAGATCGCGATCTCGGCCCTGCGCGAGTGGATGGCGCAGATCGGCGCCGCCAAGAGCGTGGCGGTCCACATGCTGGGCAAGGTCAAGACCACGGTGCAGATGGTGGCCATTCCCTTCCTGCTCTATGACGGGCGGCTGTTCGGCGTGATCGACACCGGCGTCTGGGGCACCTGGCTGATCTGGCTGGCGGCCGTGCTCACGGTCTGGTCCATGGTCTATTACCTGCAAAAAGCCTTGCCGGAGATCCGGGCCCGCGCCAAATGA
- a CDS encoding DMT family transporter yields MPAVFVLIWSTGFIVARFGMPHSPPMTFLALRYFLSVLCFALWAGLSKAVWPAGRAQWKHLAVTGVLMHAGYLGGVWSAVKLGMGAGLVALLVGLQPVLTAVWVSSRGGQVSRRQWSGFALGFAGLALVVWQKLGLGEISAINLALAALALLSMTAGTLYQKRYLAPCDVRTASFVQLSAAFVVTLPLALLEPEAMHWVPALAGAMAWSVLALTLGGSSLLYLLIQRGAATAVTSLLYLVPPCTAVMAWALFGESITAFTVAGMALTAVGVSLVVRQPG; encoded by the coding sequence ATGCCGGCGGTGTTCGTGCTGATCTGGAGCACGGGTTTCATCGTGGCGCGCTTTGGCATGCCGCATTCGCCGCCCATGACCTTCCTGGCGCTGCGCTACTTCCTGTCGGTGCTGTGCTTTGCGCTGTGGGCCGGTCTGTCCAAAGCGGTGTGGCCTGCCGGGCGCGCCCAGTGGAAGCACCTGGCGGTCACCGGGGTGCTCATGCACGCGGGCTACCTGGGCGGTGTCTGGTCGGCCGTCAAGCTGGGCATGGGGGCGGGGCTGGTGGCGCTGCTGGTGGGCCTGCAACCGGTGCTGACCGCGGTGTGGGTGTCGTCCCGCGGCGGGCAGGTGTCGCGGCGCCAGTGGTCGGGCTTTGCGCTGGGCTTCGCAGGCCTGGCGCTGGTGGTCTGGCAGAAGCTGGGGCTGGGCGAGATCAGCGCGATCAACCTCGCACTGGCGGCGCTGGCCCTGCTCAGCATGACCGCCGGCACGCTGTACCAGAAACGCTACCTGGCGCCCTGCGACGTGCGCACGGCCAGCTTCGTGCAGCTTTCGGCGGCGTTTGTGGTGACGCTGCCACTTGCGCTGCTCGAGCCCGAGGCCATGCACTGGGTCCCGGCGCTCGCGGGCGCCATGGCCTGGTCGGTGCTGGCGCTGACGCTGGGCGGCAGTTCGCTGCTGTACCTGCTGATCCAGCGCGGCGCGGCTACGGCGGTCACCAGCCTGCTGTACCTCGTTCCGCCGTGCACCGCCGTGATGGCCTGGGCCCTGTTTGGCGAAAGCATCACCGCCTTCACCGTGGCTGGCATGGCACTCACCGCCGTGGGGGTGAGCCTCGTGGTGCGGCAGCCGGGGTGA
- a CDS encoding LysR family transcriptional regulator has translation MERHELELALAIRDHGSLSAAAAALGLAPPAVTKRLAALEARLGTRLFSRTTRRVSPTAEGEALCERATGLLQGFQELEAELQERQTQPAGLIRLAATFGFGRLWLAPALAVFQARYPRLSVQLQLTEQLPELGAQGFDGAVWLWSVQGRPASQWVSRRLARNQRVLVAAPAYLREHGMPGDPQALQEHACLITRENGNAPGQRFDVWQLNRGRERTPVRVRVQGPLSSNSGEAVRDWCLAGRGIMLRSLWDIAPQLASGQLVRVLPDHAMADADIHWLAPYRPQVPRRIRLLIDFLAEQFRGEPWKLTPAAAPRGSPPRR, from the coding sequence ATGGAACGTCACGAACTCGAGCTTGCACTGGCCATCCGCGACCATGGCAGCCTTTCGGCCGCGGCCGCCGCGCTGGGCCTGGCCCCACCCGCCGTCACCAAGCGGCTGGCCGCGCTGGAAGCGCGCCTGGGCACGCGGCTGTTTTCGCGCACCACGCGGCGCGTCAGCCCCACCGCCGAAGGCGAGGCCCTGTGTGAACGCGCCACCGGCCTGCTCCAGGGCTTCCAGGAGCTGGAAGCCGAGCTGCAGGAGCGGCAAACCCAGCCCGCGGGGCTGATCCGGCTGGCGGCCACCTTTGGCTTTGGCCGGCTCTGGCTGGCGCCCGCGCTGGCCGTGTTCCAGGCGCGCTACCCGCGCCTGTCGGTGCAGCTGCAGCTCACCGAGCAATTGCCCGAGCTGGGTGCCCAGGGTTTTGACGGTGCGGTGTGGCTGTGGTCGGTGCAGGGCCGCCCGGCCAGCCAATGGGTGTCGCGCCGGCTCGCGCGCAACCAGCGCGTCCTCGTGGCCGCGCCGGCCTACCTGCGCGAGCACGGCATGCCCGGGGACCCGCAGGCACTGCAGGAGCACGCTTGCCTGATCACGCGCGAGAACGGCAACGCGCCGGGCCAGCGCTTTGACGTGTGGCAACTGAACCGGGGCCGCGAGCGCACACCGGTGCGCGTGCGGGTGCAGGGGCCGCTGTCCAGCAACTCGGGCGAGGCGGTGCGCGACTGGTGCCTGGCGGGGCGCGGCATCATGCTGCGCAGCCTCTGGGACATCGCGCCGCAACTCGCCTCGGGCCAGCTGGTGCGGGTGCTGCCTGACCATGCCATGGCCGACGCCGACATCCACTGGCTCGCGCCCTACCGGCCCCAGGTGCCACGGCGCATCCGGTTGCTGATCGACTTCCTCGCGGAGCAGTTTCGCGGCGAGCCCTGGAAGCTCACCCCGGCTGCCGCACCACGAGGCTCACCCCCACGGCGGTGA
- a CDS encoding alpha/beta hydrolase produces the protein MLDAFEPFDVHVDGVRLHGRRGGQGAPLLLLHGHPQTHAMWHRVAPGLAEHFSVVMMDLRGYGDSDRPASDAQHLPYTKRRMARDALQVMAYHGFSRFQVLAHDRGARVAHRLAADHAQAVQRLMLLDIAPTLAMYQNTTEAFARAYWHWFFLIQPGPLPEALIDADPARYVRSVMGRRHAGLAAFAPGALAEYERCAALAGTAHAICEDYRAGAGPDLVHDREDMAAGRRLDMPLRVLWGEHGAVGRCFDALALWRERASDVSGRALPCGHYIAEEAPQVLLAEATGFFIH, from the coding sequence ATGCTCGATGCGTTTGAACCCTTTGATGTCCACGTGGACGGTGTGCGCCTGCATGGGCGCCGGGGCGGGCAGGGCGCGCCGCTGCTGTTGCTGCACGGGCATCCGCAGACGCATGCCATGTGGCACCGCGTGGCGCCCGGCCTCGCGGAGCACTTCAGCGTGGTGATGATGGACCTGCGCGGCTATGGCGATTCAGACCGGCCCGCGTCCGACGCGCAGCACCTGCCCTACACCAAGCGCCGCATGGCGCGCGATGCCTTGCAGGTCATGGCGTACCATGGCTTCAGCCGCTTCCAGGTGCTGGCCCACGACCGCGGCGCGCGCGTGGCGCACCGGCTCGCGGCCGACCATGCGCAGGCGGTGCAGCGCCTCATGTTGCTGGACATCGCGCCCACGCTCGCGATGTACCAGAACACCACCGAGGCCTTCGCGCGTGCCTACTGGCACTGGTTTTTCCTGATCCAGCCCGGGCCGCTGCCCGAGGCCCTGATCGACGCGGACCCCGCGCGCTATGTGCGCAGCGTGATGGGCCGCCGCCACGCGGGCCTGGCGGCGTTTGCGCCCGGGGCACTGGCGGAATACGAACGTTGCGCTGCCCTTGCGGGCACGGCGCACGCCATCTGCGAGGACTACCGGGCGGGCGCGGGGCCGGACCTCGTGCACGATCGCGAAGACATGGCGGCCGGGCGCCGGCTCGACATGCCGCTGCGCGTGCTGTGGGGCGAGCACGGCGCGGTCGGGCGGTGCTTTGACGCACTGGCGCTGTGGCGCGAGCGCGCTTCGGACGTGTCGGGCCGCGCATTGCCGTGCGGCCACTACATTGCCGAGGAGGCGCCGCAGGTGCTGCTGGCCGAGGCCACCGGTTTTTTCATCCATTGA
- a CDS encoding tartrate dehydrogenase, translating to MSKSTGKKRIAVIAGDGIGKEVMPEGLRVMQAAASRFNIDLQFDHFDFSSWDYCEKHGKMLPDDWKDQIGGHDAIYFGAVGWPDKIADHVSLWGSLLLFRREFDQYVNLRPARLMPGIIAPVVRRDGSPREPGEIDMYIVRENTEGEYSSIGGRMYPGTEREIVVQETVMSRTGVDRVLKFAFELAQSRPKKHLTSATKSNGISITMPYWDERVAEMARAYPGVKMDKFHIDILTAHFVQRPDFFDVVVASNLFGDILSDLGPACTGTIGIAPSANLNPEGRFPSLFEPVHGSAPDIAGKGIANPIGQIWCGAMMLEFLGHKDAHDAVLAAIEKVLAPQSGAPRTPDIGGTASTMDLGKAIAAAL from the coding sequence ATGAGCAAGTCCACAGGCAAGAAGCGCATCGCGGTCATCGCTGGCGACGGCATCGGCAAGGAAGTCATGCCCGAGGGCCTGCGCGTGATGCAGGCCGCCGCCAGCCGGTTCAACATCGACCTGCAGTTCGACCACTTTGATTTCTCGAGCTGGGACTATTGCGAGAAGCACGGCAAGATGCTGCCCGACGACTGGAAGGACCAGATCGGCGGGCACGACGCCATCTACTTTGGCGCCGTGGGCTGGCCCGACAAGATCGCCGACCACGTGTCGCTGTGGGGTTCGCTGCTGCTGTTTCGCCGCGAGTTCGACCAGTACGTCAACCTGCGCCCGGCGCGCCTGATGCCCGGCATCATTGCGCCCGTGGTCCGGCGCGACGGCTCGCCGCGCGAACCCGGCGAGATCGACATGTACATCGTGCGCGAGAACACCGAGGGCGAGTACTCCAGCATCGGCGGGCGCATGTACCCCGGCACCGAGCGCGAGATCGTGGTCCAGGAAACGGTGATGTCGCGCACCGGCGTGGACCGGGTGCTGAAGTTCGCCTTCGAGCTGGCCCAGTCGCGCCCGAAGAAGCACCTGACCAGCGCCACCAAGTCCAATGGCATCTCGATCACCATGCCCTACTGGGACGAGCGCGTGGCCGAGATGGCCCGGGCCTACCCGGGCGTGAAGATGGACAAGTTCCACATCGACATCCTCACCGCGCACTTCGTGCAGCGCCCCGATTTCTTCGACGTGGTGGTGGCGAGCAATCTTTTTGGTGACATCCTCAGTGACCTGGGGCCGGCCTGCACCGGCACCATCGGCATTGCACCCAGTGCCAACCTCAACCCCGAGGGCAGGTTCCCGTCGCTGTTCGAGCCGGTGCATGGCTCGGCGCCCGACATTGCGGGCAAGGGCATTGCCAACCCGATCGGCCAGATCTGGTGCGGCGCGATGATGCTGGAGTTCCTCGGTCACAAGGATGCGCACGACGCGGTGCTGGCCGCGATCGAGAAGGTGCTGGCTCCCCAAAGCGGTGCGCCACGCACGCCCGACATCGGCGGCACGGCCAGCACGATGGATTTGGGCAAAGCCATCGCGGCCGCGTTGTAA
- a CDS encoding HU family DNA-binding protein, translating into MNKTELIEHIAKHADISKAAATRALESTIGAVKTTLKKGGSVSLVGFGTFAVGKRAARSGRNPRTGATIKIKAAKVPKFRPGKALKDALN; encoded by the coding sequence GTGAACAAAACCGAACTGATTGAGCACATCGCAAAGCACGCTGACATTTCCAAGGCCGCCGCCACCCGCGCGCTGGAATCCACGATCGGCGCCGTCAAGACCACGCTGAAGAAAGGCGGCTCGGTATCGCTGGTTGGTTTTGGCACGTTTGCGGTGGGCAAAAGGGCCGCTCGCAGCGGCCGCAATCCCCGCACCGGCGCTACGATTAAAATCAAGGCAGCCAAGGTGCCAAAGTTCCGTCCGGGCAAAGCATTGAAGGATGCGTTGAACTGA
- a CDS encoding SurA N-terminal domain-containing protein translates to MFDFVRKHTKIMMVVMFLLIIPSFVLFGLDGYNRMKEKGEVVAKVDGRDILQTEWDVAHKNEVDRMRSSMPSLDPKLADSPEARYASLERIVRDRVLQAAAGKSHLVTGDQRLMQELQSNEAIASLRQPDGKLDMDQYRRLVGAQGMTPEMFENEVRADLARRQVLQGVTTTGIAATAPANVLLGTYFERREVQLARFEVSAFAAKITPTDAEIETFYKNNLALFQSPERASIEYVVLDVDNLRDGITVSEQDLQAYYKENAGRLAGQEERRASHILINAPKSAPAAEREKARAKAQELLAAVRKAPDSFAEVAKKNSQDPGSAPAGGDLDYFARGAMVKPFEDAVFAMKTGEISDVVESDFGFHIIKLTDIRSPKQRSFEEMRAELESDIKKQQAQRKFAESAEAFTNGVYEQADSLKPTADRLKLKIQVATDVTRKPPPGVTGVLANPKFINALFSPDSIEKKRNTEAVEVAANRLVSGRITQYTPARTLPLAEVKELARQHLVTQRGAEMAKKEGAEKLAAWKAAPQSAVLPAAITVSREDTQMQRPQVIDAILRADAASLPAFVGVDLGPQQGYVVAKVNKVVAREAVDPATAAKERSQYDQWWASAEGIAYYNLLKERFKVQIKVPKPVAKAAGEAPPAQ, encoded by the coding sequence ATGTTTGATTTCGTCCGCAAGCACACCAAGATCATGATGGTGGTGATGTTCCTGTTGATCATCCCGTCGTTCGTGCTGTTTGGTCTGGACGGCTACAACCGCATGAAGGAAAAGGGTGAGGTCGTGGCCAAGGTTGATGGCCGCGACATCCTGCAGACCGAATGGGATGTGGCCCACAAGAACGAGGTCGACCGCATGCGCAGCTCGATGCCGTCGCTGGACCCCAAGCTGGCCGACTCGCCCGAGGCGCGCTACGCCTCGCTGGAGCGCATCGTGCGCGACCGCGTGCTGCAGGCCGCGGCCGGCAAGTCCCACCTGGTCACGGGCGACCAGCGGCTGATGCAGGAGCTGCAGTCCAACGAAGCCATAGCCTCGCTGCGCCAGCCCGATGGCAAGCTTGACATGGACCAGTACCGCCGCCTCGTCGGCGCCCAGGGCATGACGCCCGAGATGTTCGAGAACGAAGTCCGCGCCGACCTCGCGCGCCGCCAGGTGCTGCAGGGCGTGACCACCACCGGCATTGCCGCCACCGCGCCGGCCAATGTGCTGCTGGGCACCTATTTCGAGCGTCGCGAGGTGCAGCTGGCGCGTTTCGAAGTGTCTGCCTTCGCGGCCAAGATCACGCCGACCGACGCGGAGATCGAGACCTTCTACAAGAACAACCTCGCGCTGTTCCAGTCGCCGGAGCGCGCCTCCATCGAGTACGTGGTGCTCGACGTGGACAACCTGCGCGATGGCATCACCGTCAGCGAGCAGGACCTGCAGGCCTACTACAAGGAAAACGCGGGCCGGCTGGCCGGCCAGGAAGAGCGCCGTGCCAGTCACATCCTGATCAACGCGCCCAAGAGCGCGCCGGCCGCCGAGCGCGAGAAGGCGCGCGCCAAGGCCCAGGAACTGCTGGCGGCCGTGCGCAAGGCGCCGGACTCGTTTGCCGAGGTGGCCAAAAAGAATTCCCAGGACCCGGGTTCCGCGCCCGCCGGCGGCGATCTGGACTACTTTGCGCGTGGTGCCATGGTCAAGCCGTTTGAAGACGCGGTCTTTGCCATGAAGACGGGCGAGATCAGCGACGTGGTGGAGTCCGACTTCGGCTTCCACATCATCAAGCTCACCGACATCCGTTCGCCCAAGCAGCGCAGCTTCGAGGAAATGCGCGCCGAGCTTGAAAGCGACATCAAGAAGCAGCAGGCCCAGCGCAAGTTCGCCGAATCGGCCGAGGCCTTCACCAACGGCGTCTACGAGCAGGCCGACAGCCTCAAGCCCACCGCCGACCGCCTCAAGCTCAAGATCCAGGTCGCCACCGACGTGACGCGCAAGCCGCCGCCGGGCGTGACCGGCGTGCTGGCCAACCCCAAGTTCATCAATGCCCTGTTCTCGCCGGACTCGATCGAGAAGAAGCGCAACACCGAGGCGGTGGAAGTGGCGGCCAATCGCCTGGTGTCCGGCCGCATCACGCAGTACACGCCGGCGCGCACGCTGCCGCTGGCCGAGGTCAAGGAACTGGCGCGCCAGCATCTGGTGACGCAGCGCGGCGCCGAAATGGCCAAGAAGGAAGGCGCCGAGAAGCTGGCGGCCTGGAAGGCGGCGCCGCAAAGCGCCGTGCTGCCGGCCGCGATCACGGTGTCGCGCGAGGACACCCAGATGCAGCGGCCCCAGGTCATCGACGCCATCCTGCGCGCCGACGCGGCCTCGCTGCCGGCCTTTGTGGGCGTTGATCTCGGCCCGCAGCAGGGCTATGTGGTGGCCAAAGTCAACAAGGTGGTGGCCCGTGAGGCGGTGGACCCGGCCACCGCCGCCAAGGAGCGCAGCCAGTATGACCAGTGGTGGGCTTCGGCCGAGGGCATTGCCTACTACAACCTGCTCAAGGAACGCTTCAAGGTCCAGATCAAGGTGCCCAAGCCGGTGGCGAAGGCCGCTGGCGAGGCCCCGCCCGCGCAGTAA
- a CDS encoding NADPH:quinone oxidoreductase family protein, producing the protein MHAWLCEDPTGVDALQWKELPTPQPKAGEVLIAIQAASLNFPDLLIVQNKYQIKPPLPFVPGSEYAGVIEAVGEGVTHLKVGQAVACLSGTGGFGTHTIAPAALCMPLPPGFPPVDAAAFIMIYATSWHALVDRAQLKAGETVLVLGAAGGVGTSAIQIAKAVGARVIAAASTDEKCALCQSIGADATINYTRENLRDAIKAATGGKGPDVIYDPVGGDFAEPAFRSIAWRGRYLVVGFASGPIPALPLNLALLKGASIVGVFWGDFAKREPKANAAMMGELAQWYAQGKIKPVIDRTMPMNELKAAYAHMGSRGVKGKLVMVN; encoded by the coding sequence ATGCATGCATGGCTTTGCGAAGATCCCACCGGCGTGGACGCCCTTCAATGGAAGGAACTGCCGACCCCGCAACCCAAAGCGGGCGAGGTCCTGATCGCGATCCAGGCCGCGAGCCTGAATTTTCCGGACCTGCTGATCGTCCAGAACAAGTACCAGATCAAGCCGCCGCTGCCCTTTGTGCCCGGCTCCGAATACGCGGGCGTGATCGAGGCCGTGGGCGAAGGCGTGACCCACCTCAAGGTCGGCCAGGCCGTGGCCTGCCTGTCGGGCACCGGCGGCTTCGGCACCCACACGATCGCGCCCGCCGCGCTGTGCATGCCCCTGCCCCCGGGCTTTCCGCCGGTGGACGCGGCGGCCTTCATCATGATCTACGCCACCTCGTGGCATGCGCTGGTGGACCGGGCCCAGCTCAAGGCCGGCGAGACCGTGCTGGTGCTGGGCGCCGCGGGCGGCGTGGGCACCTCGGCCATCCAGATCGCCAAGGCCGTGGGCGCGCGGGTCATTGCCGCGGCCTCCACTGACGAGAAATGCGCGCTGTGCCAGTCCATCGGCGCCGACGCAACCATCAACTACACCCGCGAGAACCTGCGTGACGCGATCAAGGCGGCCACGGGCGGCAAGGGCCCCGACGTGATCTACGACCCCGTGGGTGGCGACTTCGCCGAGCCGGCCTTCCGCTCCATCGCCTGGCGCGGGCGCTACCTTGTGGTGGGCTTCGCCTCGGGCCCGATCCCGGCGCTGCCGCTGAACCTGGCGCTGCTCAAGGGCGCCTCCATCGTGGGCGTGTTCTGGGGCGACTTTGCCAAGCGCGAACCCAAGGCCAATGCCGCCATGATGGGCGAGCTGGCGCAGTGGTATGCCCAGGGCAAGATCAAGCCCGTGATCGACCGCACCATGCCCATGAACGAGCTCAAGGCCGCCTACGCCCACATGGGTTCACGCGGGGTCAAGGGAAAACTGGTGATGGTGAACTGA
- the surE gene encoding 5'/3'-nucleotidase SurE has translation MKILICNDDGYQAPGIVALHEALQDLGEVEVVAPEHNNSAKSNALTLHSPLYVHQASNGFRYVNGTPADCVHIALTGLLGYRPDLVVSGINNGANMGDDTIYSGTVGAAMEGYLFGIPAIAFSQTEKGWKHLDAAARKAHDLVRGLLPGLPAADPWLLNVNIPCLPLADIKPLKVCRLGRRHAAEKVIAQDSPRGDTMYWIGGAGAAKDGADGTDFHATAQGHVSLTPLQVDLTDHDRLRYWGQTVAQLAPSTPAEAR, from the coding sequence ATGAAAATACTGATCTGCAACGACGATGGCTACCAGGCGCCGGGCATCGTCGCCCTTCATGAGGCGCTGCAGGACCTGGGCGAGGTCGAGGTGGTGGCCCCCGAGCACAACAACAGCGCCAAGTCCAACGCGCTCACGCTGCACTCGCCGCTGTACGTGCACCAGGCGTCCAACGGGTTCCGCTATGTCAACGGCACGCCGGCCGACTGCGTGCACATTGCGCTCACCGGCCTGCTCGGCTACCGGCCCGACCTGGTGGTCAGCGGCATCAACAACGGCGCCAACATGGGTGACGACACGATCTACTCCGGCACCGTGGGCGCGGCCATGGAAGGCTACCTGTTCGGCATTCCCGCGATCGCGTTCTCGCAGACCGAGAAGGGCTGGAAGCACCTGGACGCGGCGGCCCGCAAGGCGCATGACCTGGTGCGCGGCCTGCTGCCCGGGCTGCCCGCCGCCGACCCCTGGCTGCTCAATGTCAACATCCCGTGCCTGCCGCTGGCGGACATCAAGCCGCTGAAGGTCTGCCGCCTCGGGCGCCGGCACGCGGCCGAGAAGGTCATTGCGCAGGACAGCCCGCGCGGCGACACCATGTACTGGATCGGTGGCGCGGGCGCGGCCAAGGACGGCGCCGACGGCACCGATTTCCATGCGACGGCGCAGGGCCATGTGTCGCTCACGCCGCTGCAGGTGGACCTGACCGACCACGACCGCCTGCGCTACTGGGGCCAGACCGTGGCACAGCTCGCGCCGTCCACGCCAGCGGAGGCGCGGTGA